The Colius striatus isolate bColStr4 chromosome 9, bColStr4.1.hap1, whole genome shotgun sequence genome contains the following window.
acacTCTGCAAGACACAGTTTCCAACCCTCATCCAAAACATCTTTTTCACCTCGGCCTTGCCAACGCCCTCATGGGCATGACGACGGTTCGCCACGGGGTATGGTTCCCGCGCGGACAGGGGGCCGGTGTCGGAAGGCGCGGATCGCCGACACCCGTCAGCCCTAGCAGCGGCCACCACAGACACAACGGCCCCAAGTCCCGCCTAGCGGTCCGCGCGTGCTCAGTGACGGCGGTGCGTCGCATGGCCCTACCGCACGCATGCGCGCACTGCGACGGGCTGCCTGTGCGCGCTCGCTCGTGGCCGCGCGAGGGGATGCGCGCGGAGCCGCGGACGTTTCCGCTGCTGTTGCCGGTGGCGGCGTTGTGCGCCCGCGACCCGGCGGGGCGCGCTCCACTGGAGCGCCAGAAGAGGCATGTCGGGCAGCGCGTTgcggcaggaggagggggagagcgAGAGCGTGAAGCTGCGCCGCAAGGAGGAGCTGAGCCGGAGGGTAAGAAAGCTGAGGCGGCGTGCTGCCGGCCGGAGGAGCGGGCGGAGGGCGCCGTGGGCCCGCACTCTCCCGGCTTCCCTCTACGCGCATCCCGCCGCGCGCCCCCGCGTTGAGACACGTCTAGGGCCGTACTGCCCAGCGGTGGCGAGGCGGCGGTCTCGCCAAGCTTCTGGTATGATCAGTGAGGAGGGGGCTCGTGTGATAAAATTGAGGATTCGGTGTAGGCCTCGGAGGGCAACATCGTGTAGCGAGTTCTTGGCGGCGTTACTGTTCGCGCTCTTGTTaaattgggattttttctgttcttgctgCTGCAAGTTAAGCTGGAGATGACAGGTGAATTGCAGCTTCTTTGTAATAGCTGCTTCAGCGGTGTCTGGACAAAAAGTCCCAAACgatttgttacagaaacagACTCTCATAGATCTGTGCTATTTTCTGTGCTGCCAGGAGTGTTACTTAGCATGAAATTCGTCAGGTCCTATCGAACTGCTTTCCCTAATGATTTCCTTTCCATATTGCCATACTGAATAAAGTTAGTGGTGTTTTTGCCTATAGCCTGGGAAGCTATTAAGCTAGGATGTAACAGTATTGCGAGGTATAACATTGTAAATATAATACATTGATATAGCTACTGGAAaagttggagtttttttttgtATGCTGCATTCAGTTTGGGCAGCCTAGCTCCATGTCAACTTTCTACTTATGCGCCAATTCCAGGAGatgcaaaggaagaagaaagaaaaacatattgGTTGTTCCTAGCAAAAAAGTATTAAGTGCTCACTGACCAGATTTTGTTGTATCTTTTGGCTTTTATGACAATGTTCCTGACTATGCATTAGCATTGACAACTGtcattgtaaaagaaaataagaatacCTACTACTTCTGCCAGTGCAGTTGAACATAGTAAATCCTACTAAAGAAGTTTGTGAAGGAAGAACTCCAGAGCAATAGAAAGGCTTCCATTATGCTTACAATTTTTTGggttttcattttcagtctgGAGAACACCTGTGATTGTAAAGTGTATTGTGGAAATTAGgataaattttgttttctaaagttTTTTGATGTTTTATTAGTTGTGTGCATGTTTCCTTCTTGGGGGGAGAGAGTGATCTCTGATTTTAAATAGCTAGAGGTTCTCTAGCTTCACAGTAGTGATTGCTTTTGAGGGTAGGAAAAATACCAGTCCATGCAAGGTAACACATTTCTAGAGCagttattttaagtatttcatttttacatCTCTTTACACTTTTTCTTCAATGGTCCTTTCAGAGAACAGCAACTATAAATGCATGTAGCTGTCTTAAAATGTCACATGAGTTCACCACCGTGATTGAAATGCAgtggtttattttaattaataaattgAAGTGTGTCTTTTGCCTTTCAGATTAAAGAGCAGAAGGTTGTAGTTGATGAGCTTTCTAATTTGAAGAAGAACCGGGTAAATATTTACAGATTTGCTTTTGACTAAATCATTGTAGTGTCAGAGAAATAAGCATAGAggcacaagggaaaacaaaattgGAGCACACTAACTTAATACAGATTTAAATACAGATGTGCTTTGCTGTTCTCAGAATAATTTGTCCTCCAAATTATTTGACTATATACACTTGTGCAGTGTAACACAGTATGTTGTTGCACGTTTCTGCCTTTTTTATCAGTTATTTCATTAAGCTTTTTGATTTCATCAGAAGACTTCATGAAATATTCTTACTTTTCACGtgtatgtgttttaaaataattgtgatCCTTCTAAtatgaggaaaagagaaatgcagaatAGTCATGGCTTCTGCTGCAGTGTGGTTGCCggagtttgttgcatttacttAATGCTTTGTTGTTTATGTTTTACAGAAAGTTTACAGGCAGCAGCCCAATAGCAACATATTCTTTCTTGTAGACCGAACAGAAACATTGTCTCAATGCAAAAGTAAGTTTGCAGTGTAAAAGTTGATCAAGTAGTTAATATCTTAAAAGCTGTATTTGTAGCTGTTAATgatttcaaagtattttaaaagtaaaacctGGCAGCTATTGATCAAATTCAAAGTAGGCTTCAGATATGTGCTTGTTTTTCTGGATTGGATAAATATGAAAATGGTTCCACTTGACATGTGATTGGTGGTAAAAGAGCAAGTGCTGACAATGTTGGAAGAGGGAGGTTTGCCTTGCAGAGGAGTTGTGATTCCCTTTGtccttaaaacaaacaaacaaagtcTAAAATTGACATGAGAtgaataggaagaaaattacaAGTTAAACTGGAGATTAAACTAGAAAACTTTAGATGCTTAAAGGAATGAAGATAGGAGAATGGATGATACAGAGATTTGATGATTGAAGAAATATTAGAAATATATGGCTTTAGAAgtataaatttattttcaagaatGAACAATTACAACtttaattttcattcctttGAGTTAATAACATTGGCATTTAAATTGACGGTTCACTTTTCTTATTATTACAAATGTGTAACTTATACGAATTATATAAGCAGTATTTGGCCATTCTCCTGATTTTTATACTTGTAGTGTGGCTTtctttgagagaaaaataaaatcataataTTTGTATAATTAAAGAGGAATAAGCTGCAGTGAGGTGTAGTATTGATGCAACACGAACATAGCTCTTCAGTTACTTAGcattttgtgtttctctctAATTGAACCAGTGGCTGTAGTTACTAATTTCTTAGATATATTTTTTACTTATCGACTCAAACTCACTCATAAACTTACCTGTTTATGAAACTGCTGCTTTGTGTATATTTCTGTTACACAGATACATTAGATGAATTAAAGAAGGCACATCAGGAGACGGAAAATTCAGAAAAGACTAAAGTCAAGAAATAGTCCATCTGAATTCAAAGTCACAATGTGTGGTATTTGTTGCGTTGTTACCTTGTGTAGCCAGCGTGCTATTTGTGGTTTCTTTAATGAAGACATCCTTTACCGTCTTAGAAGAAGAGGACCAGACAGTAGCCAACAATTGATAAAAACTGTGCCCGATCTCTCTTATGAGTGTCTGTTTTCTGGCAACGTACTTCACTTGAGGGGAGTAGTGACGACTCAGCCTCTGGAAGATGCCAATAAcaatgtatttctttggaatggAGAGGTTTTCAACGGAGTGCATGTAGGAGATCAAGAGAATGACACTAAAGTAATGTTTCATCATCTTGGATCATGCAGCAGTGAAGTGGACATTTTGTCACTCTTTTCATCACTTCGAGGTCCATGgtcttttgttttttatcaAGCATCTAGACACAGTTTATGGTTTGGTAGAGATTATTTTGGTCGTCGTAGTTTGCTTTGGCAATTCGGTACTGAAGATGACAGTGCTTTATGTCTCACATCTGTAAGTGCCTGTGCTGAGTCAGCTAACCGATGGCAGGAAGTGCCAGCATCTGGAATTTTCAAAATTGATCTCAAAGCTTGTGCAAGAACTACATCTTTGTCTTTAACATTATTTCCGTGGAAGCACAGCTGCACAGAGAGAGCAGTAGAAGAAATATTCATTAATGTTCTGGACCAAGTCTCAAAAGATTTGCCAAACCATGTATGCATTGAAATGAATGAATCAAGGCAATGTCTCAGAGCACCAGTTATCCccttaaataaaacaatttctgaAGCTTCGGGTGAATGCCCAGGCACTAATATTAGCAATGTTATCCATCCAGTTTCTGTAGAAACTCTTCAAGGATTTCTTGCAGaggaacataagaaaaaaatagtccaTCAGTTTATTGATATCTTAAGTGAAGCAGTGAAGAGACGTGTTTTATCTCTCTTTAGGGACGAAGATCAGGAAGTAAGAGAAGCTCCAAGCATGCCTAAAAGGAAAGCACATATTGCAGTGCTGTTTTCTGGTGGTGTTGATTCTATGGTTATTGCAGCCCTTGCTGATAAACATGTGCCTTCAGAGGAACCAATTGATCTTCTCAATGTAGCTTTCATGAGAAAAAAGCAAGATAAGCAAAAGGATACCACTAAAAAACATACCAACCAGGAAGTACAGCTTGATTTGCTTTGTCCTCGAGAAAGCTGTCAAGATCTTGGTGATAAAACTGCTGCTCATTTACCTTGTTTTGATGTGCCTGACAGAATCACTGGTAGGGCAGGACTGAAAGAATTAGCAGCCATTAACCCTTCAAGAACTTGGAACTTTGTCGAAATCAATGTTACTCTAgaggaactgaaaaaaaccagacaaCAATGCATTAATCACTTGATTTATCCACTGAATACAGTCTTGGATGACAGCATTGGCTGTGCAATTTGGTTTGCTTCCAGAGGGGAGGGTTTTATTAGTAACCAAGGAGAACTGAAACCATACAAAAGTCTGGCAAAggtactgatttttttgttttctgtcttatGCTTGACCTGCGAGTGTAAAACCAGTTCTGTTTCAGAAATCAGCGTCTTTCATATTCATAAGGCTTCTGAAATTCATTATGCTGTCACGTAATAtgactagggaaaaaaaaataaccatttgTCATTTTCAGTGCTTCAATTCCAGTAGTGGGTAACAACTGTTGAGTCCAAACTGAACAGGTGAACAAATTTAGAGAGAAATGATAATAAATTAAGTAATACTTTTTTGTGCCATCATACCAGCCATTCTAAAATTACAAGCTGCTTACTTAGGCATGCTATTTATGGGACAAAATATCAAATAGTAATGGCAGAAAAGGTGGCTGCTTGAAATTTTTTGTAACTAGAGGCTGATTGAATGGCAGAACTACAAAAAGcagttctttcatttttgtaacttaTTTTTATGTACATAGCATTAAATACAGTCTTTTTAGTAACTAGTTGATTTTCTTGGGAATTTGattcttatttctcatttcctagtttcctggtggtttGTGTAGGAAAGAGTGAACTGTTTAATTTCGGGAGTTTGCAGTCCACTGAACTTAAACTCCTGCTGAAGAACACAGTTGATGAAATTATTTGATTCTAGCTGTTATCAGAATAGTAAAATACACTTGACTGTTTATGTTAAGAGTGTTCCTCCTTTATAGTGAGTTGTTGTTGATGTAGTagggttttttgtctttgtaaGCTTTTATGTACTTGCTGAGTAGGCAGAACAATATGAGACATTTTTACTTTGTGTAATAGAGTTGTTACTAACCCAGTAGCTGGTAAATTAGTAGTAATCTGGCTGTAGATTCAGATAACCATTTAGAACATACAAAAAAGTGCATAATCTTCagtagcatttttttaataaaggctGATGTTTAACAAATGCTGCTTATTTTAACAGAAActaacaaagacatttttcaaagaTATTGGTGTATTTGCAATGCATAAACATTACTTGCATTAGTAGAAATGTTTGTGTATATTTTAGGTGTGTGTATTTTTAGGTTGACTGTGAATCTGTTTCAATTTTCCAGTGACTTTACTGGGAACTGTTTCAGGCCCAGTAAATGATAAAGGCTCTCCTATCATGATAAGGAATATGTTTAGAGTATAAGTGTTAAAGTTACTCCCCTTAAGATGTAGTTAATTGTTTAAGTTCTGTTACATATTGTTAGCTTGCATAGATACTAAGAaagattttattctgttttcttaggTTGTGCTTACAGGAATTGGAGCAGATGAGCAGCTTGCTGGATATTCTCGACATCGTGTTTGCTTCAAAAAAAATGGCTTAGAAGGTCTGAATAAAGAACTTGAAATGGAGTTAGATCGCATTTCTTCTAGAAATCTTGGTAGAGATGACAGGATTATTGGTGATCATGGAAAAGAAGCCAGGTATTACTGTTTTAGTAAGAAGCAAAACTGGTTTTGCTGGTTAGATCCTGCTTTTAGACCTCTAGTAGAAAGCTTAATTGAAACTTACATGCCTTTTATTGTCTCTAAattctgttgcagttttgttaATGTGTGTAATGTTTTGGGgtctttggttttgattttttttttaagtgttttttagTACTGTGGAACAATTACTGAAGGAAATTTAGGAACTTGAACATTGGATTTCCATCTGAAAGTTTTAAGCAGCAGCAATAGCTGTGGAAATAGGCAAAATCAAGTTGGTTTAAGTGGAACGGTCTTCTGCacaactttgatttttttctggtggGGTCAGCTGAGGAGCGACTTTGGAGAATGAGAACTTGACGTAGAAGCCCCCTGTTGCTCTCCATGCAGTAAAAGTGTGATCAGTATTCACTGCATCTCTTGGTTGTTCTGTCAGAACGAGTAAATAATCATTTTGTGTTTACTGCCTCCATGCTACCACCAACTTGCAAAAATTCTTTAGGTGTTCTCCAGTAGCAGAGGCCATTCAGGTGCATGAAAGTATTTTTCCAAATCTGTTCTTACTTGAACATTTTCAGTTTAGCATTAAAACAGTTGCAGTGCTGGACGGGCCATGCTATTAGTCATGTATGTGATTAGGTATGAATGCTTGGAATTTGGAATGTTGCCAGAACTGGTGATGTGCATACTTTTGTTTCAAAGTTACAGTATAGCTTCATACAGTATTATTAAATTATCTTGAGATATGTTACTTCAAAATTTGTCTTGCTCTTCCATTctgtttcctgattttttttcctaacttgtTTTATATAAAGCCAACATTTCtgatgtttgttcttttttctttgcttgacttttgaaaacttccaggcTTCTGagtttaaaaattatatattatgttttctttcttccaagaCAGTGTAACTGCTTTAGAGACTTGCCTCACTACTGTGACAGTAACGTTTAACGTACCTGTATAGTTAGGACTTGACACAGACTCTGAAGTCTTTGCATGTAGTAAAGGGGAAAGCTAAGACTATTTGTATAAAGTTTTTAAAGGCTCTTTCCCCATGTCTGTCTCTCCTTCAGGTTTCCTTttcttgatgaagatgttgttTCATTCCTCAGTTCTCTGCCCATCTCAGAAAAAGCTGACTTGACTTTACCTCGAGGAATTGGTGAGAAATTGCTTCTGCGCCTTGCAGCCAAGGAGTTGGGTCTTACAGCTTCAACCATTTTGCCAAAAAGGGCTGTACAGTTTGGATCTCGGATTGCAAAACTAGAGAGCAATGGTGAAAAAGCATCCAGTACAACAGCAGACTGAAGTTGTTTTCAGTGGATTAATTATAAAGCTGCATCTTGAGATATTGCATTTATTCTATATGCAAATTCAGTAAATCTTTGGAGTTTTCTTTGAATGTTTGGTCTGATTTTTTTACACACTTAGACGGCATTATGTATCATCAAAGTAATATATGTAGATGTGTACTTGTACTAAAGAACCACTATGAATGCATCCTCAGAGGAAAGGGAATACTGGGCTCTGGGGAAGAGAAGATAGCCAGAGGGTGGCTTTCCCACCCCTCCTTACTATTGTCAGTGTCACAAAAAGCATCATAAACCTGTTCAATGTGTCACAGATATTGAGTTCAGTATAGTAGATTTTCTTCTGATGTAGAACAGTGCTAGTCTTGCGGCTGTACTTTAGGAGAGGGTTCAGGTTATGGTTTTAGAAGGCGGGAAGAAATGAGGAGCTGGCCTACGTTTCCAGAGCCAGAAAGACCTGAGGATCTCGGGCCTTGTTGCCTCTTGGAGGGCTGCCCTCCAAGCATCCCTTTTCATTACTTGAGAAACACACACCTGTCACACACCCTGGGTGTTTTAGGGCTATCCCCTGCAGCCTTTTAGTCCTTGGCCAGTTCCGTGAGGCTGGGGCAGTTCCTAGTCCACAGCCcagagctcctcctgctccctgagAAACTGGGATGCTCTGTCCAAGGTGTTCTTTGTCCCATGATGGCTCTCTAGCTTGCTGCCTCTCCATTGTGTACATCATGGGGGAAAATAAAGGCACTCTGGGTGAGCATATGGATGTTGTCACAGGCTTGGAATAGAAA
Protein-coding sequences here:
- the ASNSD1 gene encoding asparagine synthetase domain-containing protein 1, with protein sequence MCGICCVVTLCSQRAICGFFNEDILYRLRRRGPDSSQQLIKTVPDLSYECLFSGNVLHLRGVVTTQPLEDANNNVFLWNGEVFNGVHVGDQENDTKVMFHHLGSCSSEVDILSLFSSLRGPWSFVFYQASRHSLWFGRDYFGRRSLLWQFGTEDDSALCLTSVSACAESANRWQEVPASGIFKIDLKACARTTSLSLTLFPWKHSCTERAVEEIFINVLDQVSKDLPNHVCIEMNESRQCLRAPVIPLNKTISEASGECPGTNISNVIHPVSVETLQGFLAEEHKKKIVHQFIDILSEAVKRRVLSLFRDEDQEVREAPSMPKRKAHIAVLFSGGVDSMVIAALADKHVPSEEPIDLLNVAFMRKKQDKQKDTTKKHTNQEVQLDLLCPRESCQDLGDKTAAHLPCFDVPDRITGRAGLKELAAINPSRTWNFVEINVTLEELKKTRQQCINHLIYPLNTVLDDSIGCAIWFASRGEGFISNQGELKPYKSLAKVVLTGIGADEQLAGYSRHRVCFKKNGLEGLNKELEMELDRISSRNLGRDDRIIGDHGKEARFPFLDEDVVSFLSSLPISEKADLTLPRGIGEKLLLRLAAKELGLTASTILPKRAVQFGSRIAKLESNGEKASSTTAD
- the ASDURF gene encoding ASNSD1 upstream open reading frame protein, producing MSGSALRQEEGESESVKLRRKEELSRRIKEQKVVVDELSNLKKNRKVYRQQPNSNIFFLVDRTETLSQCKNTLDELKKAHQETENSEKTKVKK